The Grus americana isolate bGruAme1 chromosome 30, bGruAme1.mat, whole genome shotgun sequence genome includes the window catcccaaGGCCCTCCACCCATCCCAGTGTCCATCCCAAGGTCCTCTGCTCATCCCAATGTCCATCTTTACGTCCTCCACCCATCCCGACCTCCATCTCTACATCCTCCACCCATCCCAGTGTCCATCCTGATGTCCTCCACCCATCCTGATGTCCATCTGtccttcatccatccatcccaaGGTCCTCCGCCCATCCCAGTGTCCATCCCAAGATCCTCCACCTATCCCAATGTCCATCTTTACGTCCTCCACCCATCCCGACCTCCATCTCTACATCCTCCACCCATCCCAGTGTCCATCCTGATGTCCTCCACCCATCCCGATGTCCATCTGtccttcatccatccatcccaaGGTCCTCCGCCCATCCCAGTGTCCATCCCAAGATCCTCCACCCATCCCGATGTCCATCTCTACGTCCTCCACCCATCCCAACATCCATCCCAAGATCCTCCACCCATCCCAACATCCATCCCAAGATCCTCCACCCATCCCAACGTCCATCCCAAGGTCCTCCACCCATCCCGACCTCCATCTCCATGTCCTCCACCCATCCCAGTGTCCATCTGTCCTTCATCCAtgcctccatccatccatcctgaTGTCCTCCGCCCATCCCAACGTCCATCCCAAGATCCTCCGCCCATCCCAACGTCCATCCCAAGATCCTCCACCCATCCCCACGTCCATCTCCACGTCCTCCACCCATCCCAACATCCATCTCAACGTTCTCCACCCATCCCAGTGTCCATCTGTCCGTCCATCCCTCCGTccaccacccccagccccatttttgggccccccccgcccccgttcTTGCCCCATTTTACCGGGCTCCGCCCgacggatttttttttcctgctctttcccCCATTTTGGGGGCAGgaagttggttttttgttttttttttttttgttagcgcttttggttttttgttttttttttttaaattatttttttttcacctccccccccccttcccccttcgcccccttccccccgcccccatttTCGCTCCTTTTGGCCCCAaaaatttttcctccttttcttcccttggtCCAGGTTTGCTCGCGAAAAAGCGCGAGGACGGCGCGGCCGGCGGCCCCCCCCCGGACGCAGGTAGTTTTGGTGCATGTTCCTCCGGTTTTgggcaaatttttttttggttctttcggttttttttgggttttccccccctcctccccccccccatcccctcccctcccccccccccccttttctttcttcttcccgGGGCCATgggtcccccccctcccctccccccatgcttttgggggggggggtgtcgccCCCCTTTTTTGGCTGCctgttttggttctttttctctttttttggtgttttttggttttttggttttgtttttgctggttttgcttcttttcggggggtttgggggtgattttttttgggtttttttggtgttttggtggtttttttggtgttttttggtgttttttttttttgtttttggacACGCCCCTCTCCCaaagctgccccccccccccccatccccgatTCCGGGGTCCCCCCCGCCCGTcccctccccgtgtcccccccgcccccccccatcccggaCACCGGGgtacccccctccccccccaatcAGCGTTAATGAGGCTCCGTTGCCACGGTGACAGAGGTGACCTAGAAACAAAGCGATGGGGGGGGATGCACGTTGCCATGGAAAcaggcgggggggggctccAGTGACCCCCAACTCCTgacctctcccccccccccccccccccccccaaagctcCAGCCTGTGACCTCTGACCCGGGTTGTCACctctgaccccccccccagcaccggaggggggggggtccccaaagtGACAtttgggaggggtggggggggatgtgggggtctccggtgctggggagggggtgtccccCCAAGAGGAGCCCCAATAGGTGTCCTCAAtgaggggtggggggtcccCATGGTGCCAGGGAtgtccccagggtgtccccagaCCTGGGGGTACCCCTgacccaccccaccccccccaccccaactccccccccacctccccgaccccccccccagacatCCGGGACAGCGGGAAGAAGCCAGTGATGCTCTTCCTCCACGGCGGCTCCTACATGGAGGGGACGGGCAACATGTTCGATGGCAGCGTGTTGGCGGCCTACGGCAACGTCATCGTCGTCACCATGAACTACCGCCTGGGCGTCCTCGGTACGGcgcggggggtgtggggtgacCTTGGGGACGTGGGTTGGGCATGGGGACACCATGGAGAACCTCCTTGGGGTCATAGATGGGGACTGGGGGCATGGGGACACCATGGAGAACCTCCTTGGGTCACGGGTTGGGTGTGGGGACACCATGGAGAACGTCTTTGGGTCATGACTTGGGCATGAGGACATGGTGGACACCATGGGATACTGCTTTGATGACCTGGTCCATGGGGGAGGACCTGTCCCCATGTGTCCCCATGTCTCCGTAGGCTTCCTGAGCACGGGGGACCAGGCGGCAAAGGGCAACTACGGGCTCCTGGACCAGATCCAGGCGCTGCGGTGGCTCAACGAGAACGTGGGGCACTTTGGGGGTGACCCTCAGCGCATCACCATCTTCGGCTCTGGTGCCGGTGCCGCCTGTGTCAGCCTCCTCATCCTTTCCCACCACTCCGAAGGTATCTTCCTCCCATCCTGGGGACCCCCACGTCACACTGAGGATCCCAAATCCTCCAGGAACCTCCCCCGAATCACCCTGTGGACCTTGAATCCATCCTAGAACCCACTGAATCCCCTGGTGGGAGTCCATCCCCACGTGCTCACCACCTTCCATCAATGTGCCCTTGTGCCTGCATCCTGGTGGGActccatccccatgtccccacgtccATACAGCCTGGTGGGActccatccccacgtccccatgtccATACAGCCTGGTGGGACTCCGCCCCCACATCCCCACCACCTCGCCTCCATGTCCCCTTGTGCCTGTGTCCTGGTGGGACTCCATCCCCACGTCTCCCCCTTGCCCCGGCTGACACCCAGGTCCCACAGGTCTCTTCCAGAAGGCCATTGCGCAGAGCGGGACGGCCATCTCCAGCTGGTCGGTGAACTACCAGCCGCTGAAGTACACGCGGTTGCTGGCGGCCAAGGTGGGCTGCGAACGGGCGGACACGGGGGCGGCGGTGGAGTGCCTGCGGCGTCAACCCTTCCGCGCCTTGGTGGACCAGGACGTCCAACCCGCCCGCTACCACGTGGCCTTCGGGCCAGTGGTGGACGGCGACGTGGTGCCCGACGACCCCGAGATCCTGATGCAACAGGGCGAGTTCCTCAACTACGACATCCTCATCGGCGTCAACCAGGGCGAGGGGTTGAAGTTCGTGGAGGACTCGCTGGAGAGCGAGGACGGCATCTCCGCCTCCTACTTCGACTTCACTGTCTCCAACTTCGTGGACAACCTCTACGGTTACCCCGAGGGGAAGGACATCCTACGGGAGACCATCAAGTTCATGTACACGGATTGGGCCGACCGGGACAACGGGGAGATGAGGCGTAAGACGTTGCTGGCCCTCTTCACCGACCACCAATGGGTGGCCCCGGCGGTGGCCACGGCCAAGCTCCACGCCGAGTATCAGTCGCCCGTCTACTTCTACACCTTCTACCACCACTGCCAGACGGACGCGCGGCCTGAGTGGGCGGACGCGGCCCACGGGGATGAGATCCCCTACGTCTTCGGGGTGCCCATGGTGGGCGCCACCGACCTCTTTCCCTGCAACTTCTCCAAGAACGACGTGATGCTCAGCGCCGTCGTGATGACCTACTGGACCAACTTCGCCAAGACTGGGTGGGTGgggaagctggggggggggggtgtggtgtgTTGGGGACGCGGTGAGCAGGGACGTGGGGGTCCCCACGTTGCCACCGTGTCCCTGCACCCTGGTGGGActccatccccacgtccccaccgTGTCCCCTGTACCCCGGTGGGACTCCATCCCCACCACATCCAGGGGAATGAGGACATGGAGAATGTGGACATGGCGGGGACAGGAGGATGGGGACGTAGGGACACAGCGGGGACAGAGACGGGGATATAGGgacggggggacggggacagcgGGATGGATGGAGAAGGGAACGTCTGTGTGCACGGATGGGTGGGCGGATGCGTGGATGGTTGGGTGGTTGGTTGGAAGGGTGGATGGTTGGTTGGGTGAATGGGTGGGTGGTTGAGTGGTTGGGTGGATGGGTGGACGGTTGGGTGGATGAGTGGTTGGGTGGGTGGCTGAGGGATTGGATGAGTGTCTAGTTGGGTGGTTGGGTAGATGGGTGATTGGGTGGATGGTTGGTTGAGCGGTTGGGTGGTTGAGTGGGTGGTTGAGTGGGTGGTTGAGTGGGTGGTTGGATGAGTGTCTAGTTGGGTGGGTGAGTGGGTGGTTGGTTAGGTGAGTGGGTGGATGAGTGGTTGGGTGGGTGGATGAGTGGTTGGGTGGGTGGATGAGTGGGTGGTTGGTTGAGTTGGACGGTTGGGTAGTTGGGTGGAtgagtgggtgggtgggtggttgAGGGGTTGGATGAGTGTTGggttgggtgggtgggtggttgGGTGAGTGGTTGAGTGGGTGGTTGGGTGGGCGGGTGGATGAGTGGGTGGTTGAGGGGTTGGATGAGTGTCTAGTTGGATAGTTGGGTGGATGAGTGGTTGGGTGAGTGGGTGGTTGGGTGGGCGGGTGGATGAGTGGGTGGTTGAGGGGTTGGATGAGTGTCTAGTTGGATAGTTGGGTGGGTGAGTGGGTGGGTGAGTGGGTGGTTGGTTGAGTTGAATGGTTGGATAATTGGGTGGATGAGTGGTTGGGTGGGTGGATGAGTGGGTGGGTGAGCGGGTGGTTGGTTGAGTTGGACGGTTGGGTAGTTGGGTGGATGAGTGGGTGGGTGGGCGGGCGGGCGGTTGCTCGGGTGGAGGGACGGCCAGAGGGATGGATGGTGGGCTGGACAGCTGAGGCTCCGCCCAGGTCTGATCGccacctcccttcccctgcaGGGACCCCAACCAGCCGGTGCCGCAGGACACCAAGTTCATCCACACGAAGCCCAACCGCTTCGAGGAGGTGGTGTGGACCCGCTTCGACGGGAAGGACAAGCGCTACCTCCACATCGGCCTCAAGCCCCGCGTCCGCGACCACTACCGGGCCAACAAGGTGGCCTTCTGGCTGGAGCTCGTCCCCCACCTCCACAACCTCCACCAGCTCCCCCACGCTTCCACCACCACCCGTTTGCCCCCACCGGCCGGCGCCGGACCCCCTCGTCGTCCTCCCGCCACCCGTCGCCCTCCCGTTCCTTCGCCACCGCCCcccgaggaagaggaggaaccCGACGGGGGGGGTCGCCGACGTTTCGCCCCCTTCCCCGGGGACTCGCGGGACTATTCCACCGAGCTGAGCGTCACCGTGGCGGTGGGGGcgtccctcctcttcctcaacATCCTGGCCTTCGCCGCCCTCTACTACAAGCGGGACAAGCGCCCCCCCGAAGGACGGGGGGGTCCCCGACGTCTCAGCCCCCCCCCGACCCGGGGGGCACCCAACGATCTCTTGGGTCACGGGGGGGCGGAGGAGGAGTTGGTCTCGCTGCAGTTGAAACATCCCgaaaggggggtgggggtagGGGGGGGTGGGGACCCCCCCGAAACAGCCCTACGCCCCCCCGCCGGACCCCCGGACTACACCTTGGCTTTGCGACGAGCGCCCGAGGACGTCCCGCTCATGACACCCAACACCATCACCATGGTGCCGGGGGGGTTGCCCACCCTGCACCCCTTCGgaccccccttcccccccggCCACAACAGCACCCTGCCCCACCCCCACTCCACCACCCGCGTATAGTTGGCTCAGCTTcaacccccaccccaccccacccccccccccggataTCGGGGTGTCGTCGTCgtccccccctccgcccccccaaCACCCCGAACAAACTCCTCGcgtggggaggagaaggggggtggggagtgggggtgggGACCCCCACCCGGACGCCTGGGTGTcgtcccctccccccccccacgggTGTGTGGGGtgaccccccccctcccccgccccacacccacccacctgcttgtgtcccccccccccgcaccccggaTGCTGAAGAGGTAAcggggggacccccccaccccctcccccatgGACACGGGGGGTGCTAAAGATgcatggggaccccccccaccccaccccccatcccAGACGCCTGGGTCCCCCAAAGCCGCATGGGAaaccgccccccacccccaccccaaaccagaCACCTGGGGCCCCTGAAGACacgtcggggggggggggggggtgtcacccccccccagacacTCGTGAAGAggtgggggacccccccccccaggatgcGTGGGTCCCCTgaagaggtttggggggggaggggggctctCCCCACCGCCTGCATCCccatggggggtgggggtggggggtgtgtcaCACCTGGGTCCCCCGGGTGGGGAACTTggggggctcccccccccccccccccgcccccctccccccatcaCCGTTGCATGTTCCCGACCCGGCGGCGGGAAACGAGTCAAAACCCCGCGAAAacgaggagagagaaaaaaaaaaaaccaacaaggcccagtgggggggggagggcggggggcgctgccacccccccccccatatcccccccccccccccccatgtcccccatcgctgggggggtggggtgccctggttccccctccccccttcccccccccccttttctttcttttgcgCTTTCTGTACAAAGAAAATTGTGCCAAACGCAGCAGTTTTGGGGttcgggggggtcccggggcccccccagcccctcccctgctgctcccccccccccccgtgccaaGATGGCGGCCAGCGCCACCCGAGATGGCTGACAGGGACCAGGAGCGTGAGATGGCTGCCGCTGGTCGCCACGGCGACCTGGAGCATCGCATCTCTCCGGTAGGCCGGTTACCACGGCGACCCAGAGCAAAAGTGGGTACCACCGGACCGGTTACCACGGCGACCTCATCACCGGACCGGTTACCACGGCGACCTCGTCACCAGGCCGGTTGCCACGGCAACCTGGAGTATGGGGGGGTTGTACCACCGGGCTGGTTGTCGAGGCGACGCCGTCGCTAGGCCGGTTGCCACGGTGACCTCATCCACGGCCTTTGACCTCGGCCACAGCCCGCTGCCATGGCAACCGACC containing:
- the NLGN2 gene encoding neuroligin-2 isoform X1, which codes for MPGALLAPGGCKWGRMRPARRDGRGRGGGWWPGGGGVCPSVPPPKSPGCPPPPGPRVPRPREEAGCRPELRLPGRRSGLRRHAPPWRTPSPAPRSPPHPPAAPPCPPSPPPHPPAMPPPPLALALALALWAPPGAPQPPPPPQAAAAGDPPPDPRFPVVPTQYGRLRGARRDLSNELLGPVQAFLGVPYAAPPLGPRRWAPPEAPAAWGGVRDATAFAPACPQNLRGGPPPLMLPLWLSDNLEAAGAYVAAQSEDCLYLNLYVPTEDGLLAKKREDGAAGGPPPDADIRDSGKKPVMLFLHGGSYMEGTGNMFDGSVLAAYGNVIVVTMNYRLGVLGFLSTGDQAAKGNYGLLDQIQALRWLNENVGHFGGDPQRITIFGSGAGAACVSLLILSHHSEGLFQKAIAQSGTAISSWSVNYQPLKYTRLLAAKVGCERADTGAAVECLRRQPFRALVDQDVQPARYHVAFGPVVDGDVVPDDPEILMQQGEFLNYDILIGVNQGEGLKFVEDSLESEDGISASYFDFTVSNFVDNLYGYPEGKDILRETIKFMYTDWADRDNGEMRRKTLLALFTDHQWVAPAVATAKLHAEYQSPVYFYTFYHHCQTDARPEWADAAHGDEIPYVFGVPMVGATDLFPCNFSKNDVMLSAVVMTYWTNFAKTGDPNQPVPQDTKFIHTKPNRFEEVVWTRFDGKDKRYLHIGLKPRVRDHYRANKVAFWLELVPHLHNLHQLPHASTTTRLPPPAGAGPPRRPPATRRPPVPSPPPPEEEEEPDGGGRRRFAPFPGDSRDYSTELSVTVAVGASLLFLNILAFAALYYKRDKRPPEGRGGPRRLSPPPTRGAPNDLLGHGGAEEELVSLQLKHPERGVGVGGGGDPPETALRPPAGPPDYTLALRRAPEDVPLMTPNTITMVPGGLPTLHPFGPPFPPGHNSTLPHPHSTTRV
- the NLGN2 gene encoding neuroligin-2 isoform X3, giving the protein MPPPPLALALALALWAPPGAPQPPPPPQAAAAGDPPPDPRFPVVPTQYGRLRGARRDLSNELLGPVQAFLGVPYAAPPLGPRRWAPPEAPAAWGGVRDATAFAPACPQNLRGGPPPLMLPLWLSDNLEAAGAYVAAQSEDCLYLNLYVPTEDGLLAKKREDGAAGGPPPDADIRDSGKKPVMLFLHGGSYMEGTGNMFDGSVLAAYGNVIVVTMNYRLGVLGFLSTGDQAAKGNYGLLDQIQALRWLNENVGHFGGDPQRITIFGSGAGAACVSLLILSHHSEGLFQKAIAQSGTAISSWSVNYQPLKYTRLLAAKVGCERADTGAAVECLRRQPFRALVDQDVQPARYHVAFGPVVDGDVVPDDPEILMQQGEFLNYDILIGVNQGEGLKFVEDSLESEDGISASYFDFTVSNFVDNLYGYPEGKDILRETIKFMYTDWADRDNGEMRRKTLLALFTDHQWVAPAVATAKLHAEYQSPVYFYTFYHHCQTDARPEWADAAHGDEIPYVFGVPMVGATDLFPCNFSKNDVMLSAVVMTYWTNFAKTGDPNQPVPQDTKFIHTKPNRFEEVVWTRFDGKDKRYLHIGLKPRVRDHYRANKVAFWLELVPHLHNLHQLPHASTTTRLPPPAGAGPPRRPPATRRPPVPSPPPPEEEEEPDGGGRRRFAPFPGDSRDYSTELSVTVAVGASLLFLNILAFAALYYKRDKRPPEGRGGPRRLSPPPTRGAPNDLLGHGGAEEELVSLQLKHPERGVGVGGGGDPPETALRPPAGPPDYTLALRRAPEDVPLMTPNTITMVPGGLPTLHPFGPPFPPGHNSTLPHPHSTTRV
- the NLGN2 gene encoding neuroligin-2 isoform X2, which produces MPGALLAPGGCKWGRMRPARRDGRGRGGGWWPGGGGVCPSVPPPKSPGCPPPPGPRVPRPREEAGCRPELRLPGRRSGLRRHAPPWRTPSPAPRSPPHPPAAPPCPPSPPPHPPAMPPPPLALALALALWAPPGAPQPPPPPQAAAAGDPPPDPRFPVVPTQYGRLRGARRDLSNELLGPVQAFLGVPYAAPPLGPRRWAPPEAPAAWGGVRDATAFAPACPQNLRGGPPPLMLPLWLSDNLEAAGAYVAAQSEDCLYLNLYVPTEDDIRDSGKKPVMLFLHGGSYMEGTGNMFDGSVLAAYGNVIVVTMNYRLGVLGFLSTGDQAAKGNYGLLDQIQALRWLNENVGHFGGDPQRITIFGSGAGAACVSLLILSHHSEGLFQKAIAQSGTAISSWSVNYQPLKYTRLLAAKVGCERADTGAAVECLRRQPFRALVDQDVQPARYHVAFGPVVDGDVVPDDPEILMQQGEFLNYDILIGVNQGEGLKFVEDSLESEDGISASYFDFTVSNFVDNLYGYPEGKDILRETIKFMYTDWADRDNGEMRRKTLLALFTDHQWVAPAVATAKLHAEYQSPVYFYTFYHHCQTDARPEWADAAHGDEIPYVFGVPMVGATDLFPCNFSKNDVMLSAVVMTYWTNFAKTGDPNQPVPQDTKFIHTKPNRFEEVVWTRFDGKDKRYLHIGLKPRVRDHYRANKVAFWLELVPHLHNLHQLPHASTTTRLPPPAGAGPPRRPPATRRPPVPSPPPPEEEEEPDGGGRRRFAPFPGDSRDYSTELSVTVAVGASLLFLNILAFAALYYKRDKRPPEGRGGPRRLSPPPTRGAPNDLLGHGGAEEELVSLQLKHPERGVGVGGGGDPPETALRPPAGPPDYTLALRRAPEDVPLMTPNTITMVPGGLPTLHPFGPPFPPGHNSTLPHPHSTTRV
- the NLGN2 gene encoding neuroligin-2 isoform X4, encoding MLFLHGGSYMEGTGNMFDGSVLAAYGNVIVVTMNYRLGVLGFLSTGDQAAKGNYGLLDQIQALRWLNENVGHFGGDPQRITIFGSGAGAACVSLLILSHHSEGLFQKAIAQSGTAISSWSVNYQPLKYTRLLAAKVGCERADTGAAVECLRRQPFRALVDQDVQPARYHVAFGPVVDGDVVPDDPEILMQQGEFLNYDILIGVNQGEGLKFVEDSLESEDGISASYFDFTVSNFVDNLYGYPEGKDILRETIKFMYTDWADRDNGEMRRKTLLALFTDHQWVAPAVATAKLHAEYQSPVYFYTFYHHCQTDARPEWADAAHGDEIPYVFGVPMVGATDLFPCNFSKNDVMLSAVVMTYWTNFAKTGDPNQPVPQDTKFIHTKPNRFEEVVWTRFDGKDKRYLHIGLKPRVRDHYRANKVAFWLELVPHLHNLHQLPHASTTTRLPPPAGAGPPRRPPATRRPPVPSPPPPEEEEEPDGGGRRRFAPFPGDSRDYSTELSVTVAVGASLLFLNILAFAALYYKRDKRPPEGRGGPRRLSPPPTRGAPNDLLGHGGAEEELVSLQLKHPERGVGVGGGGDPPETALRPPAGPPDYTLALRRAPEDVPLMTPNTITMVPGGLPTLHPFGPPFPPGHNSTLPHPHSTTRV